Proteins encoded together in one Streptomyces umbrinus window:
- a CDS encoding RNA polymerase sigma factor has protein sequence MTSTAGIEAVFRAEYGRAVAVLVRFLGDIDLAEEAVQDAFATAVRKWPETGIPPSPAGWIITTARNRAVDRLRRESTREARHAEAAQLYAPDAPPEEGPVRDDRLRLIFTCCHPALATRAQVALTLRLLGGLTTPQIARAFLVPEPTMAQRLVRAKAKIRDARIPYRVPRDADLPERVRGVLAVVYLIFNEGYGGREDLCAEAVRLGRVLAELMPDEPEVLGLLALMLLIEARRPARETPDGDLVLLSDQDRRLWDRDLIAEGQSLVRRCLRRNQPGPYQIQAAINAVHSDAPIAAATDWGQILALYDQLMVLAPSPVVALNRAVAVAETEGPRTALALVDALDLDGYHAFHAVRAELLRRTGRPTEAAAAYEAAIALTENPAERAPLERRRTELQGE, from the coding sequence ATGACCTCGACGGCCGGCATCGAGGCCGTCTTCCGTGCGGAGTACGGCCGCGCGGTCGCCGTCCTCGTCCGCTTCCTCGGCGACATCGACCTCGCCGAGGAAGCGGTCCAGGACGCGTTCGCCACGGCGGTGCGGAAGTGGCCGGAGACGGGGATCCCGCCGAGCCCGGCCGGGTGGATCATCACCACCGCCCGGAACCGGGCCGTGGACCGGCTGCGCCGCGAGTCCACGCGTGAGGCCCGGCACGCCGAGGCGGCCCAGCTGTACGCCCCCGACGCACCGCCCGAGGAGGGCCCCGTGCGCGACGACCGGCTCCGTCTGATCTTCACCTGCTGCCACCCCGCGCTCGCCACCCGGGCCCAGGTCGCCCTCACCCTGCGACTCCTCGGCGGGCTCACCACGCCACAGATCGCGCGCGCCTTTCTCGTACCCGAGCCCACCATGGCCCAGCGCCTGGTCAGGGCCAAGGCCAAGATCCGCGACGCCCGTATCCCGTACCGCGTCCCGCGAGACGCCGACCTCCCGGAACGGGTCAGGGGAGTGCTGGCCGTCGTCTACCTCATCTTCAACGAGGGATACGGGGGCCGGGAGGACCTGTGCGCGGAGGCCGTACGGCTCGGCCGTGTCCTCGCCGAGCTGATGCCGGACGAGCCTGAGGTCCTCGGGCTGCTCGCGCTGATGCTCCTGATCGAGGCACGCCGTCCGGCCCGGGAGACCCCCGACGGAGACCTGGTCCTCCTCTCCGACCAGGACCGCCGCCTCTGGGACCGTGACCTGATCGCCGAGGGACAGTCCCTCGTGCGCCGCTGCCTGCGCCGCAACCAGCCCGGCCCCTACCAGATCCAGGCCGCGATCAACGCCGTCCACAGCGACGCGCCCATCGCGGCCGCCACCGACTGGGGTCAGATCCTCGCGCTCTACGACCAGTTGATGGTTCTCGCCCCGAGCCCGGTCGTCGCCCTCAACCGCGCGGTGGCGGTCGCCGAGACCGAGGGCCCGCGCACGGCCCTCGCCCTCGTCGACGCCCTCGATCTCGACGGCTACCACGCCTTCCACGCCGTACGGGCCGAGCTGCTGCGGCGCACCGGGCGGCCGACGGAAGCGGCGGCGGCGTACGAAGCGGCCATCGCACTCACCGAGAACCCGGCCGAGCGCGCCCCCCTGGAGCGCCGCAGGACGGAACTCCAGGGGGAGTAG
- the urtE gene encoding urea ABC transporter ATP-binding subunit UrtE, protein MKLEIDDIRVGYHRSLVLHGVSVEVPDDGVAAVLGHNGAGKSTLLRAAVGLLTPSSGAIRLDGEDIGRRKPHERVARGMAYVPQGQQAFPHLTTAENLQLVADGRRRGRAAIDEALDLFPALRTLSGRRAGLLSGGQRQQLAIARALVTDPRILLLDEPTEGIQPSVVAEIEETILALAARGGLSVLLVEQHVGFAMRAAQRYYVLEAGRVTSFGEGGQEAERSVREALSV, encoded by the coding sequence ATGAAGCTGGAGATCGACGACATCCGGGTCGGCTACCACCGCAGCCTGGTCCTGCACGGAGTCTCCGTGGAGGTGCCGGACGACGGCGTCGCCGCGGTGCTCGGGCACAACGGCGCGGGCAAGAGCACGCTGTTGCGGGCGGCCGTGGGGCTCCTCACTCCGTCGAGCGGTGCGATCCGTCTCGACGGCGAGGACATCGGCCGGCGCAAGCCCCACGAGCGCGTGGCGCGCGGCATGGCGTACGTGCCGCAGGGCCAGCAGGCCTTCCCCCATCTCACGACGGCCGAGAACCTCCAGCTCGTCGCGGACGGCCGCAGGCGCGGCAGGGCGGCGATCGACGAGGCTCTGGACCTGTTCCCCGCGCTGAGGACTCTGTCGGGGCGGCGGGCGGGGCTGCTCTCCGGTGGCCAGCGGCAGCAACTGGCCATCGCCCGGGCCCTGGTGACGGATCCTCGGATTCTCCTGCTAGACGAGCCGACCGAGGGCATCCAGCCCTCCGTCGTGGCCGAGATCGAGGAGACGATCCTCGCGCTGGCCGCCCGCGGCGGGCTCTCGGTGCTCCTCGTCGAGCAGCACGTCGGCTTCGCGATGCGGGCGGCGCAGCGGTACTACGTCCTGGAGGCCGGCCGGGTCACGTCGTTCGGCGAGGGCGGGCAGGAGGCGGAGCGGTCGGTGCGCGAGGCGCTGAGCGTGTAG
- the urtD gene encoding urea ABC transporter ATP-binding protein UrtD, producing MSELSGLEIRRLRVSFDGFTAVDGVDLDVRPGDLRFLIGPNGAGKTTLVDAVTGLVKAEGSVLFGGTELLGRSVHTIARSGIGRTFQTATVFEELTVLQNLDIAAGAGRGMLTMLRRRKGVPEPVARALETVGLAELADSPAGTLAHGQKQWLEIGMLLVQDVRLLLLDEPVAGMSHDERQATGELLERISEERTVVVIEHDMDFMRSFARSVSVLHAGKVLSEGTVAEVQADPKVQEVYLGHAAVQDAELMLPEEPEPASGAAAPSAAVQEA from the coding sequence ATGAGTGAACTCTCGGGCCTTGAGATACGCCGACTGCGGGTGTCCTTCGACGGGTTCACGGCCGTCGACGGGGTGGACCTCGACGTGCGGCCGGGCGATCTGCGCTTCCTGATCGGACCCAACGGCGCGGGCAAGACCACGCTCGTCGACGCCGTCACGGGCCTCGTGAAGGCCGAAGGCTCCGTGCTCTTCGGCGGCACGGAGCTGCTGGGGCGGAGCGTGCACACCATCGCCCGGTCGGGGATCGGCCGTACGTTCCAAACGGCCACCGTCTTCGAGGAGTTGACGGTCCTTCAGAATCTGGACATCGCGGCCGGTGCCGGACGCGGCATGCTGACGATGCTGCGGCGCCGCAAGGGCGTGCCGGAGCCCGTCGCGCGTGCGCTGGAGACGGTCGGGCTCGCGGAGCTGGCCGACTCCCCGGCCGGGACGCTCGCCCACGGGCAGAAGCAGTGGCTGGAGATCGGCATGCTGCTCGTGCAGGACGTACGGCTGCTGCTGCTCGACGAGCCGGTCGCCGGGATGAGCCACGACGAACGGCAGGCCACGGGTGAGCTGTTGGAGCGCATCAGCGAGGAGCGGACCGTGGTCGTCATCGAGCACGACATGGACTTCATGCGGTCCTTCGCGCGCAGCGTCAGTGTGCTGCACGCAGGCAAGGTGCTGAGCGAGGGAACGGTCGCCGAGGTTCAGGCCGACCCCAAGGTGCAGGAGGTGTACCTCGGACACGCGGCGGTCCAGGACGCCGAGTTGATGCTGCCTGAAGAGCCCGAGCCCGCGAGTGGCGCCGCCGCGCCGAGTGCGGCCGTACAGGAGGCGTGA